The Silvibacterium dinghuense DNA window TCAACCTCTTGAGGCTGGCCTCAAATGCGGGCTCGACACGCTCAGGCCGGTGATTCGAGTTCCACAACTTCGTAGTGACAAAGATGTCTTCGCGTGTGAGCCCATTGGCGGTAAGCCCCGTCTGCAAAGCCTCGCCGACCTCAGCCTCATTCCGGTACCGCTCGGCGCAATCGAAGTGGCGAAAGCCGGCGTCCAGCGCATATCCGGTTGCGGCAGTGGTGACGGCCGCGTCGGGAATCAGGGTGCCAAAGCCGGCTGCGGGCATGGCACCGGCTCCATGGTTGAGCGGCATCTTCTTTGTCTGAAACGCGGAAGGAGCAGTCATCAGGCTACCTCGGCAGCGCTTTTATTTCCCGAGCAGGTCCGGTCTGAGAGTCTACGCTCCTTATGTGAAAAAGAGATGGGAACCGTGCAGGATCAACCCACCAGGCTCTGCCACAACAGAAATCCGTTCAACGCGACGATGATGCTCACCGTCACCCAGCCGAGCATGTGCGTGGGGCGGCGGTTGGTGAACGGTCCCATGAGGGCCTTGTTGCCGGTGAGCAGCAGCAGCGGGATCAGCGCGAAGGGCAGCGCGAAGCTCAGCACCACCTGCGAGAGGATCAGGATCTTCAGCGGATCGAGGCCGCTGGCGATGACCGCGATCGCCGGAATGAGCGTGAGCAGGCGGCGCAGGAAGATGCTGAATTTGATATCGAGAAAGCCCTCGATGATGATCTGGCCGGCCATCGTTCCTACCGTCGACGAAGACAGGCCCGAGCAGAGCAACGCGATGGCGAAGGCCATGGCCGAGGCCGGCCCCAGCAGCGGCCCGAGGGTACGGTGCGCATCTTCAATGGGATTGGCCAGCACGTGGCCGCCGAAGGCAGCAGCTGCGACGACGATCATCGCCGAATTCACCAGCCAGGCGGCGTTCATCGCGGCGAAGACGTCGATCGTCTCAAAGCGCAGGTGGCGCAGGCGCAGGACGAGCCGCTGACGCGGGGTACCGATGTTCTCCTCGCGGCGGCGCGGCTGCACGAGCGAAGAGTGCAGGTAGACGACATGCGGCATCACCGTAGCGCCGAGCATGGCCACCGCAATGTACACACTGCTGCCGTCGATGGTGGGCACGAGGGTGTGATACGTGACCTGGCTCCAGCTCGGACGAATCATCAGCATCTCGATGGCATAGCAGACACCGATGACGCAGACGAAGCCCATGATGGCGCGCTCCAGGGTGCGGTATCCCCAGAGTTCGAGCGCGAGGATAGCAAAGACGCAGAGGGCAGCGAGCAGCGCCGCGACGAGCAGGATCTCCGTCCTGCTCCAGCCATAGAGCAGGAAGCGCGGACCGAAAAGCAGATAGAAGCCGAGTGCCGCACCGAGGAATTCAGCCATATCCGTGGCCAGCGCGGCAATTTCGGCAGCCAGCCAGAGGATAAGAACAACAGGCTTGCGGAAATGGTCGCGGCAGTTCTCAGGCAGCGACTTGCCGGTGGCGATGCCGAGCTTGGCGGCCAGGTACTGGATGAGGATCGCCATGGCGTTCGACCAGAGCAGCACCCATAGGAGCTTGTAACCGAAGCGCGCGCCGCCGTCGAAGTTGGCGGCGAAGTTGCCCGGATCGATGTAGGCGATGCTGGCGACGAAGGCCGGCCCGAAGTAAGACCAGAGCTGCTTGCTCTTCAGCCTGGGCAGGAGCTCCGGTTCTGTGGTGGAGGAAGCCATGGGTGGTCCCAGTGTAGAAAAGCTTCGGCGAGATGTAAACCATGGTTAACGAAATATTTTTAATTAAGATTGACTACCCAGTCAGGGACTGGCCGTCCAGGCCTTTTGCCTTCGGCCCCCCCCCGCTCCCGCCGGTCGCGGCACCGGCTTGGCCCGGGAGACTTGCTGCGATAGCCTGAACTTTGTTGTCTACAGGCGACAGGCAGAGACAGCGGCAGCAAAGATTGCGGAGCACGGAGAAGCTGGCTGAGATGAAGGTTCTGGTAATAGGCGCGGGTGGCCGCGAGCATGCGCTGGTGTGGGCGCTCAAGAAGTCGCCGCGGGTGACGGAGATTGTCTGCGCGCCGGGGAACGGCGGCATAGCGGCGCTGGCGCGGTGCGTGCCGGTCCATCAGAAGGACATCAACGACCTGATGCGGGTGGTCTCGGAAGTAGCGCCCGACCTGACCATCGTGGGGCCGGAGTTGCCGCTTTCCGTCGGGCTGGTGGACGAGATGCAGCGGCGCGGGCTGAAGGTCTTCGGGCCGACGCAGGCCGCGGCCATGCTCGAGACGAGCAAAAGCTTCGCCAAGCGCTTCATGCAGCGGCACAACATCCCCACGGCGAACTACGCGGTGTGCACCACGAAGGAAGAAGCCCTGGAGTCGCTGCCGCTCTTCCATCTGCCGGTGGTGGTCAAGGCCGACGGCCTGGCTTCGGGCAAGGGCGTGCTGATCTGCGAGACGAAGGCCGAGGCCGAACAGGCAATCGCGGGGCTCTTCAGCGGCAAGCTGCTGGGCTCGGTCGAGACGCAGGTGGTGATCGAGGAATTCCTCACCGGCGAAGAGCTGAGCTTTCTGCTGCTGAGCGACGGCAAGCATGTGGCGGCGCTGGTTCCGGCGCAGGACCACAAGCGAATCGGCGAGGGCGACACCGGCCTGAACACGGGCGGCATGGGAGTCTACTCGACGGACGCGATGATCGAACCGGAGATGCGGGAGTGGATCGTAAACCACATCGCGCAGCCGACAGTGAACGGGATGGCAGCGGAAGATACGCCGTTCGTGGGTGTCCTCTATGTCGGGCTCATGATGACGGCGCGCGGACCGATGGTGCTTGAGTACAACACGCGTTTCGGCGACCCGGAGACGCAGGCGATTTTAGTGCGGCTGGATTCCGACTTGCTCGAAGCGATAGAAGCATGCGTCGAAGGCCGGCTGAGCGAGACGGAGTTTCGCTGGAAGCCGGGCGCCTCGGCCTGCGTGATCGCAGCATCGGGCGGTTATCCGGGCAGCTTCCTGACCGGGCTGCCGATCTCTGGACTGGCCGAAGCCGAGCAGGTGCCGGGTGTGACCGTCTTCCACGCGGGCACGTCGCTGGTGGATGGGCAGATCGTGACCAACGGCGGCCGCGTACTGGCGGTGACCGCCGCAGGCGCGACGCTCGAGGCCGCGCTCAAGACGGCATACGAAGGCATTGCAAACATTTCGTTCGAGGGGATGTACTACCGGCGGGATATCGGGCACCGGGCCTTGAAGAAGTAGCTGGGGCTCGCTCTCAGGTCGTATCCACCTATTGCTCAAGCAGAGACCTGTCATTTCGACCGGCGCAGGACCGATTTCTGGTCCTGCGCCTTGGAGAAACCTGCGATTTTCTGTTTCGCGCCTCCGCTCTCGCTGGTCGCGGCGCTGGCGTGGCGTGGGGTAAAACAAAACCGCAGGTTCCTCCACTTCGCTTCCCCACCCCAGCGCGCCAACATCGGGCGCGCCGGGGCCCCTGGTTCGCTCCGGTCGGAATGACAAAGTAAGAAGGAGGCTTCGGTCGAGATGACAGGGAAACGGGTATGCCTGGTATTTACGGCACGCATGCGTGTCAATACGACCGAACTAAGAACCGAGGCCCCTCT harbors:
- a CDS encoding Nramp family divalent metal transporter; the encoded protein is MASSTTEPELLPRLKSKQLWSYFGPAFVASIAYIDPGNFAANFDGGARFGYKLLWVLLWSNAMAILIQYLAAKLGIATGKSLPENCRDHFRKPVVLILWLAAEIAALATDMAEFLGAALGFYLLFGPRFLLYGWSRTEILLVAALLAALCVFAILALELWGYRTLERAIMGFVCVIGVCYAIEMLMIRPSWSQVTYHTLVPTIDGSSVYIAVAMLGATVMPHVVYLHSSLVQPRRREENIGTPRQRLVLRLRHLRFETIDVFAAMNAAWLVNSAMIVVAAAAFGGHVLANPIEDAHRTLGPLLGPASAMAFAIALLCSGLSSSTVGTMAGQIIIEGFLDIKFSIFLRRLLTLIPAIAVIASGLDPLKILILSQVVLSFALPFALIPLLLLTGNKALMGPFTNRRPTHMLGWVTVSIIVALNGFLLWQSLVG
- the purD gene encoding phosphoribosylamine--glycine ligase, whose protein sequence is MKVLVIGAGGREHALVWALKKSPRVTEIVCAPGNGGIAALARCVPVHQKDINDLMRVVSEVAPDLTIVGPELPLSVGLVDEMQRRGLKVFGPTQAAAMLETSKSFAKRFMQRHNIPTANYAVCTTKEEALESLPLFHLPVVVKADGLASGKGVLICETKAEAEQAIAGLFSGKLLGSVETQVVIEEFLTGEELSFLLLSDGKHVAALVPAQDHKRIGEGDTGLNTGGMGVYSTDAMIEPEMREWIVNHIAQPTVNGMAAEDTPFVGVLYVGLMMTARGPMVLEYNTRFGDPETQAILVRLDSDLLEAIEACVEGRLSETEFRWKPGASACVIAASGGYPGSFLTGLPISGLAEAEQVPGVTVFHAGTSLVDGQIVTNGGRVLAVTAAGATLEAALKTAYEGIANISFEGMYYRRDIGHRALKK